In Juglans microcarpa x Juglans regia isolate MS1-56 chromosome 8D, Jm3101_v1.0, whole genome shotgun sequence, the following are encoded in one genomic region:
- the LOC121242328 gene encoding uncharacterized protein LOC121242328 — translation MYNKGGSRVHDELSTRGNLWESYRKAITRRKDFKGRVLWPNVFKDAKEFVKKVCPVPDSCTNPGCTSRGAAIHNVTMAIRQWGIDLVGPMPPSKGGTKFIIVAVDYFMKWAEAEAMVTITTQSVTKFLWKA, via the coding sequence ATGTATAACAAAGGAGGAAGTAGAGTACATGATGAATTAAGTACAAGAGGGAATTTGTGGGAGTCATACAGGAAGGCAATCACTCGCCGCAAAGATTTTAAGGGTAGGGTACTTTGGCCAAATGTGTTCAAAGATGCAAAGGAGTTCGTGAAAAAAGTGTGTCCAGTGCCAGATTCATGCACCAATCCAGGGTGCACTTCCCGAGGAGCTGCGATCCATAACGTCACCATGGCCATTCGCCAATGGGGGATAGACTTAGTAGGCCCTATGCCCCCAAGCAAAGGAGGAACCAAGTTCATCATCGTAGCCGTCGACTACTTTATGAAGTGGGCAGAGGCTGAGGCGATGGTTACAATAACAACCCAAAGTGTGACGAAGTTCCTGTGGAAGGCATGA